The Lolium perenne isolate Kyuss_39 chromosome 6, Kyuss_2.0, whole genome shotgun sequence genome segment ATAGTAGACTACGTGGCTGGAAATTATGACCAAAAAACTGACAATATAATTAACTGGCATAGGAAAAATAAAGGAAATTATGTAGGAGAACCATTGGATGAGAGTTTGCCTGAAGAAAATGAAGTAGAATCAGCTGAAAGTGATGAAGAAGAAGCTTCTGATGCTGAAAATGCTGGTATGTGCTTTCTTCTTGGTCAATAAATACAATCAGGCAAGGGTTTTAAGTGAAGGATAAACATAATGCAGGAACAGAATCATTGATGCTTAACACTTCTATGCATTGAATAATCTTCTTGGTCAGGGATGAATTTCTATCTTCATATACATTTATTTTGTTGTTTATCTGTAACATGCCATGTAGGCCTTTAGCCGGGGACATATCAGGTGAAAGCATGACCAAGTTGTAAAAATCTGTAAATTTCTCCTACTATTGGATCATGTACCAACGGCCAGATTAGATTCTTCATTCCACCACCAATTGCTACTGAACATTCTGTAGAAATGCCCTGCACTTAATGTAGTAGCATATCTCACGAAGAGTAGTTCCTGGGCCTTTCAAAATGCTTGTAACCGGGTAACTTTTAAATGCTAAGAAATATGAACCAGCAAACTTTAGAAAGCACATATGAACAAGCATATTTAGTGATCTGGACCATTCTCGTTAGTACCATTCTATCAGCAAGGAGAGATCACAAATAAGCAACCAAGAAATATCAGATCTGGACCATTTTCGTTATAAAAAAAATCATGCACATTCGAAATATCATATCTGGACATGCACATTCCACTGTTTACATATATAGAggttggaggaggagaaggagcaaTCGAAAAGGAGAACTTACGATGGGGGGCTGAGGCATTGAGGGTGCTGGAGGCCGTACCTTCCCCCGTCGTGGCTTGGTCTTCGGTCTTCCTAGGCTGGGAACACTCCcagctagggtttcgtcggaggcCGCCGCCGAGCATACGTCGGCCATGGTGTGGAGGAGCCGCGACGGCGGCGTCGACCCGAAGCGGCGCCCGCCCACCTCCTCATCGCACGACGACGGACGCGGCCGACTGTCACCTGGaggagccgcggcggcgacgaCTGACGCGGCATCCACGCGGCGACACCCGCGACCGGCCGTGACCGTCGCCTGCCGGCGCTCCAGCGGCCCGCGGCTGCTCCTGGGCCCGCGCTGCCGGCCGCCTCCGCGACGTGGGCGTCGCCACCGCCAACCTCCGTGCGCACTCCGGCCGCACCTCCTCCGACCCACGAACGCGGAGGGGAGAGGCGGTGGGAGAAGAGGAGGCGGCTGATTCGGGGGAGGAGAGGAGGACGGGGATTGGTTTGCCCTGTTCGATCTATATTCTCTCACCTCTGATCGACAAGCGACCAGGCGACACAGAGCATACAACGCCGCTGCCTCTGCTCGTCGGTCCCACACGCACCTGGCCCCAGCTGTCATTGACCCGTTTGGAGAAGAAACTGGTGACAAAAAAGCGACAGCATCCAATGGCTGAGGTGAAAAGCGGGAGTGGATCGCTGGCATCCAACGGCCAACGAACGTTTGCCCCTTTCAGACCCCCTGGTTGAGAGGGTAGTCTAGGATCATTTATAGGAGAAATGTCATACATTCAACGTCCTATATGTTCAGTCTCCTTTCTCTTTGGATCCACGATGAAATAAATACCTAGCTCCTCACCTcagctccatctccacctcctccCGAATCCAGTTGCTCGCCCTCGCGAAAAGAAAATGTACTTGTAAAAACTCTGAAATGATCAGGAATCGGAGATTATATAGCCATAGAAACAATGTGtgtgagagcatctccactcgtccccccgacgaggcccccgagcgacgttttttccatccggacggcaaaattcggcccagtcgcgcccccggttcctcgttttcgtccggatttggcccttaatccatccggcgagcccacgccacccccggccccccggggcgcgctcggggactccggacgaaagattttggcgcgaaacggCGTGTGGACCCGTgtagtcggcgactggaaaaccaaatcctgtcgattttccctccaatttgcttgcatatccccattccctccaatttgcttgcatatccccattctctcccgccgaaatcccccaatctcctcgtcttccagctccagttcctggcggcgtcttctcgtccaccaccactctcctcctcgtcttctcgtccaccacaatgccgccgaaggcgccggcgaggaagatgcgggcgaagaagacgaagccgccgggcatgtcgaacgccgagtgggcggcggacgagcaaCGGCGCGACGTGGAaacaagcgccagggcggagagggtgaaaagagccgccgccaagaggtcggcggaggcggcccaggaggaacaagcgaggctgatcagcatggcctatagcggcggcatgttccccggccaatggccgacgcaaggtacaacaagttccccgtcttccttctcgccttcgctgtactcgccgtcgccgactgccgtgttccaagagggcgcctacgtccaaccgtccaagcccacaccgtcgccgcccgaggttgacgtcggcggcggcggcctgttcgaaggggaagaagaagaggaagaaggactcgccgcctgccgaaccgcgtatcaaatggacgccgaaggaagaggagtgcctcgccgaagcttggatgaccgtgtccacgaacggcataatcggggccaatcagtcgttcgacacatattggcttcgagtgaagcaggcgtacgaggagcgcaaactcgtcgatccctacttcaagaagacgaacatgaacgtgttccggggagacaaggcaatggccacccattgggggctcatgcagacggcgtgcagcaaatggcacggcatacaggaggagtgcgagaaacggccgatcagcggccacgacttggagcaaaaggtatgctccgtcgaccctgcatcaccgaggtacatcgtcgttagctgacccgtatcgccgtgttcttttttccccagctgcgccgagctttggacatgtacacggacgacaccggcctgcagtttaagttcctcaacgtctacgcccgcctcgagaactgcgagaagtggaaggaagtccgca includes the following:
- the LOC139832517 gene encoding uncharacterized protein produces the protein MTVSTNGIIGANQSFDTYWLRVKQAYEERKLVDPYFKKTNMNVFRGDKAMATHWGLMQTACSKWHGIQEECEKRPISGHDLEQKLRRALDMYTDDTGLQFKFLNVYARLENCEKWKEVRTTLSKSKTEQYNPDAPAASAAEGRPNSAKKLKELKKTGLPNYHARQVFHQSA